The following is a genomic window from Paraburkholderia largidicola.
TTCCGACCGAATTCAAGCGGCAACTCGTCGAACAATCGTTCGAGCCGGGTGCGTCGGTAGCGTTGATCGCGCGCAGCAACGATATCAACGCGAACCTGCTGTTCAAATGGCGGCGGCTCTATCTGGCAGGAGAGTATGGTTTGCCAACGCTCCCGGAGGGCGCGGCGCCGAAACCGACACAGCAGGCACCTTCGCTGTTGTCTGTGGATGTCGTCGCTGAAGCAGCCAGCCATACGCCACCGACGGCAGTCACGACAGTACGGTCTCCAGAGGATCTTTGTGAGATCGAGTTCGACCGTGCGCGCCTGAGAGTTCGCGGCAACGTGTCACCGGATATGCTGCGCCTGCTGATTCGGGAGCTTACCCGATGATCGGCCTGCCGGCTGGCACTCGCATCTGGATCGCTGCCGGCGTCACCGACATGCGCGCCGGTTTTCAGGGGCTGGCGGCGAAGGTGCAGACCGCGCTCGAGGAGAATCCGCTGGGCGGCAACGTCTTCATTTTTCGCGGGCGGCGCGGCGACCTGATCAAGATCTTGTGGGCCACAGAGGACGGGCTTTGGCTCCTTGCGAAGCGGCTCGAACGAGGGCGTTTTATCTGGCCGCAGGCTGACGGTGGCAAGGTCCATCTGACCCATGCACAACTGTCGATGTTGCTCGAAGGCATCGACTGGCGTCAGCCGCGTCGAACGGCGGCGCTATCGGTGTTGTAAACGGCCTGGCGCACGCGTAAACTCCGGCGCATGACCGATGATGTCCCACTGCCGGATGACGTCGATGCGCTCAAAGCCTTGCTGATCGAGGCCCGCGCCCAGCTTGCCGAACGTGATATCGAGATCGAGCAGCTTAAGGCTCAGATCGACAAGCTCAGGCGGATGCAGTTCGGCCGCAAATCCGAGCAATTGGACCGCCAGATCGAGCGGCTCGAAACCAAACTGGAGGATCTGACGGGTGGGCGTGGTGCCGCCGATGTTCGCCGTGCCCGCGCGTCGGGTACGAGCGCGCCAGTCGGTACGACGGCCCCGAAGGAGGCGTTGCCGCCGCATCTGCTGCGCGAAGAGCACGTGCTTGACACTGGTTCGAACTGCCCGAACTGCGGCAACGCCATGCAACCACTTGGCGAAGACGTGTCTGAGCAACTCGCCCGTGTCGCCGCCGCGTTCAAGGTGATTCGCACAATCCGGCGCAAGGCAGTCTGCCCCTGCTGTCATCACTTCTCCCAGCCGCCAATGCCGGTGCTACCGATCGAGCGCAGCATTGCGCATCCGAGCCTACTGGCAGATATCCTCGTTTCGAAGTTTGCAGATCATCAACCGCTGTACCGGCTATCGGAGATTGCTGCGCGTGACGGCGTCACGCTCGATCGCGCCAGCATGGGGCGCTGGGTCGGTCAGTGCGAGGAGCTCTGTCGTCCGCTGACCGAGGCGCTGCGTCGCTACGTGATGGCGAGTTTCAAGCTGCATGCGGACGACACGCCAATTCCTGTGCTGGCGCCCGGCAACAGGAAGACCCGCACGGGCCGACTGTGGGTCTATGTTCGCGATGACAGTCGCTCGGGATCAACGGAGCCGGCGGCGGTCTGGTTTGCATACTCGCCCGACCGCAAAGGCATTCACCCGCAGAGCCATCTCGCCGGATTTGAGGGCATCCTGCAGGCCGACGCATACGGGGGCTTCAACGAGCTGTATGAAGGCGGCAGGATCCGTGAAGCGGCATGTTGGGATCACGCCAGGCGATATCTGTACGATGTTCATGTGCGTACACCCACCGAAGCGACAAGGCATGTGCTCGAGCTGATTGGCGAACTTTACGGAATCGAGGCCCATATTCGCGGCGCACCGCCAGGCGAGAGGCGGCAGGTACGACAGCACAAGAGCATACCGGTGTTAGCGGCCATCAATGCATGGATGACACACAAGCGCGCGACACTGTCAGCAAAGTCGGAACTGACCAAAGCGATCAACTATTCACTCAATCAATGGGACGCGCTCGTTCTGTACTGTGACGACGGTCGCGTCGAAATAAGCAACGCGCTGGCCGAAAACGCCTTGCGCTGCGTAAGCCTGGGGAGGAAGAACTTCCTCTTCGCAGGCTCCGACAGTGGAGGGGAAAGGGCTGCGGCAATGTACGGCCTGATCGGGTCATGCAAGCTCAATGGGATCAACCCCCTCAGCTACCTTGAATATCTCCTGACCCACATCGCCGATCACAAGATCAATCGCATCGGTGAACTCCTGCCATGGAATGTGGCAGACAGACTGCCCGTCCTGTCACCTCCACCGATCTCCCTCTGATCATTACCCTTCGGTCCAGTATCACTATCATCCCTCGCGCGCGCGAGTTCCATCGAACGGCCCTCGCGAGCCGCTTACGCTTCAGGTTACCTGTTGCCGCAATCAGTCGCCGGACCTCGTCAGGGCTAAGGACGACCGGCAATATGCGCGGCACCCGCACGGGCTGCATCCGGGCCATCAATTCCGGCTTCTGGAGCGTGATCTCGAAGAAGAACTTCAGCCCGGTGATCGCGGCATTAAGGGAGACGGGAGACGTTCCGCGGTCGACCAGATACAGCTGGTAGTTTCGCAGGTCTTCGACAGTCGCCGTGTCGGGTGAGCGTTTAAGATATCTGGCGAATTCACGCACAATGCGCAGATAGCCCGCCTGAGTCTTGGGAGAAAGCTGGCGCATGCGCATGTCGTCAGTCATACGCTGACGCAATGGGCTGGCGCCCGGTTGATTGGAGGTCATGATGCAGCTCCGTTTGAAGAACGAGGCGGATTGCCTCGACCTCCAACATACGGAACTGCGCTGCGGACCTCTCTGAACCCCGTACGCCTGGTCGGAGCCCCCTACCGCGCGAGCGGTTTCGTTCATCGACCCACAAGGGACAGTCGGCTTTCTCTCTAGAGCGGTCATTCGGTTCTGGCTTGGGTCTCGAGCCATCGTGTCTCCACGCGCGTTGGTCGCCCCCACTGCCGCGCTTTCGTTAACATTCTCCGCATTCGCCGGTGCAGATCGGGAGTTCGGCAGCGATTCCTTTGACGATCAACGCTTTTTCAAGTCGCCCAGTGCCGGGTCAACACGGCATCCTCTCCACCTGAGTTGAGACAGATTTTATATACCCTGTCGTCCTGCCAACGATTTAATCGCTTCAATCCCTGCCGTCATTCGCGCCCGTGCTGCGGAGTTCGCAGAATGGACGACAATTCTCGGCGGCTTGAACCCCCGGAGCGCAACAGCCTTCTCCATCCAGACAATCACGTCGTAGCCGGTCCCGCGCTCGTCATTACCTAGATCGTGGTCAAGACTGATCTCTTCTACACCCCCCGCTTCGAGAAGACGGATGGCCTCGTCGGGCCAGTACACCCTAATCCAGCCTGGCGGTGTCTCTCTCAGATCGTCGAGATAAACTTTCAATCGTCCCCCAGGATGGCCGATCGTGTCCTCTACAGAGTCACTGC
Proteins encoded in this region:
- the tnpA gene encoding IS66-like element accessory protein TnpA; the encoded protein is MDSLVSTKFMVGTKVDKTWDERSAGSAYKRPNFPTEFKRQLVEQSFEPGASVALIARSNDINANLLFKWRRLYLAGEYGLPTLPEGAAPKPTQQAPSLLSVDVVAEAASHTPPTAVTTVRSPEDLCEIEFDRARLRVRGNVSPDMLRLLIRELTR
- the tnpB gene encoding IS66 family insertion sequence element accessory protein TnpB (TnpB, as the term is used for proteins encoded by IS66 family insertion elements, is considered an accessory protein, since TnpC, encoded by a neighboring gene, is a DDE family transposase.), with protein sequence MIGLPAGTRIWIAAGVTDMRAGFQGLAAKVQTALEENPLGGNVFIFRGRRGDLIKILWATEDGLWLLAKRLERGRFIWPQADGGKVHLTHAQLSMLLEGIDWRQPRRTAALSVL
- the tnpC gene encoding IS66 family transposase encodes the protein MTDDVPLPDDVDALKALLIEARAQLAERDIEIEQLKAQIDKLRRMQFGRKSEQLDRQIERLETKLEDLTGGRGAADVRRARASGTSAPVGTTAPKEALPPHLLREEHVLDTGSNCPNCGNAMQPLGEDVSEQLARVAAAFKVIRTIRRKAVCPCCHHFSQPPMPVLPIERSIAHPSLLADILVSKFADHQPLYRLSEIAARDGVTLDRASMGRWVGQCEELCRPLTEALRRYVMASFKLHADDTPIPVLAPGNRKTRTGRLWVYVRDDSRSGSTEPAAVWFAYSPDRKGIHPQSHLAGFEGILQADAYGGFNELYEGGRIREAACWDHARRYLYDVHVRTPTEATRHVLELIGELYGIEAHIRGAPPGERRQVRQHKSIPVLAAINAWMTHKRATLSAKSELTKAINYSLNQWDALVLYCDDGRVEISNALAENALRCVSLGRKNFLFAGSDSGGERAAAMYGLIGSCKLNGINPLSYLEYLLTHIADHKINRIGELLPWNVADRLPVLSPPPISL
- a CDS encoding cyclic-phosphate processing receiver domain-containing protein, with translation MKVYLDDLRETPPGWIRVYWPDEAIRLLEAGGVEEISLDHDLGNDERGTGYDVIVWMEKAVALRGFKPPRIVVHSANSAARARMTAGIEAIKSLAGRQGI